A portion of the Leptospira noumeaensis genome contains these proteins:
- a CDS encoding NADH:flavin oxidoreductase/NADH oxidase family protein — MNSTSPLFSNFPLPCGVTLPNRLVKAAMEENLSNHNLEPDKALWNLYETWARGGVGTLITGNVMVDHRAMTGPGGVVLERGTSLDGFRIWSSKAKIAGGKIIMQINHPGRQILSKLGGEVWAPSAVPVDIGNLSKLLGKPRAMTEPEILETIERFAKTAQLAEEAGFDGVEIHAAHGYLISQFLSPLVNRREDKWGGSLENRSRFLLEVIRKVRASVKPSFIVGVKLNSADFQKGGFQFSDAKEVISRIQTLGVDFIELSGGNYEAPAMQGESRDGSTISREAYFLEFASEVAKTATVPILVTGGIRKKQIAESVLESGVPLVGIATALALNPNLPNDWKQEKPGYQTLPEPNWKSKTLKGLANMAMVRYQLNRLSQNKRTTVKVSPILRLLFDQIRLSRLTKRYRNWMKKN, encoded by the coding sequence ATGAATTCTACTTCTCCATTATTTTCAAATTTTCCACTTCCTTGCGGTGTGACCTTGCCCAACCGACTAGTAAAAGCCGCGATGGAAGAAAATCTATCTAACCACAATTTAGAACCAGACAAAGCATTGTGGAATTTATATGAAACCTGGGCCCGTGGAGGTGTGGGAACTCTCATCACAGGGAACGTGATGGTAGACCACAGAGCCATGACGGGGCCTGGTGGTGTGGTTTTGGAAAGAGGTACTTCCCTAGATGGATTTCGCATTTGGTCGTCCAAAGCAAAAATCGCCGGAGGAAAGATCATTATGCAGATCAATCATCCAGGGAGACAGATATTATCAAAGTTAGGTGGTGAAGTCTGGGCACCGTCTGCTGTACCGGTAGACATTGGAAATTTATCCAAACTACTAGGGAAACCTAGAGCCATGACGGAACCAGAAATTTTAGAAACCATTGAACGATTTGCAAAAACAGCTCAGTTGGCCGAGGAAGCTGGATTTGATGGTGTAGAAATTCATGCTGCCCATGGTTATCTCATCAGCCAGTTTTTATCTCCACTAGTCAATAGAAGAGAAGACAAATGGGGTGGTAGTTTAGAAAATAGATCCCGATTTTTATTAGAAGTGATTCGTAAAGTGCGGGCATCTGTGAAACCAAGTTTTATTGTCGGTGTAAAATTAAATTCCGCTGATTTTCAAAAAGGTGGGTTCCAGTTTTCGGATGCTAAAGAAGTAATCTCCAGAATACAAACATTAGGTGTCGATTTTATCGAATTGTCTGGTGGTAACTATGAAGCTCCTGCCATGCAAGGAGAATCTAGGGATGGATCTACCATTTCCAGAGAAGCCTATTTTTTAGAGTTTGCGAGTGAAGTGGCAAAAACAGCAACCGTTCCCATTTTGGTAACAGGTGGAATCAGAAAAAAACAAATTGCAGAATCGGTTTTGGAATCGGGAGTTCCTTTGGTAGGCATTGCCACGGCTCTTGCCCTCAATCCCAATCTTCCTAATGATTGGAAACAAGAAAAACCAGGATACCAAACCCTACCTGAACCAAATTGGAAATCCAAAACTTTAAAAGGTTTGGCCAATATGGCAATGGTTCGATACCAACTGAATCGGTTGTCACAAAATAAACGCACTACGGTTAAGGTATCGCCTATCTTACGATTGTTATTCGACCAAATTCGGTTGTCTCGACTGACAAAAAGGTATAGAAACTGGATGAAAAAGAATTAA
- a CDS encoding sensor domain-containing diguanylate cyclase has translation MERFSDSTLEKVLKLQTELTAAKPDVPYLLDLITLRAKEITNSDGAVFELVEGDDLVYRAASGHAEKQIGLRIPVKGSFSGLSLQSKETLYCSDSEMDDRVNREACRRVGLRSMIVLPLYFDSEILGVLKVHSAVVDYYSSNETYVLNMLSGTMAAILHNAHRWAEREKSLQTMAYLASHDALTGVYNRSAFYDYLRRGLQRIQDDPSVLTVVLFDLDGLKIVNDTHGHAAGDFYISKFASRFSHLLQHQDVFARLGGDEFGLIMIHHESKESTLSLLGNLTKMVEGEIQFDTTKLEIKTSMGLSFSPEDGSDPETLMAIADSRMYEHKKSKKIDKSLNGR, from the coding sequence ATGGAAAGATTCTCTGATTCTACATTAGAAAAAGTACTAAAACTTCAAACAGAATTAACAGCGGCCAAACCAGATGTTCCTTATCTTTTAGATCTCATCACTCTTCGAGCGAAAGAGATCACAAATTCTGATGGGGCAGTTTTTGAATTAGTCGAAGGTGATGATTTAGTTTACCGCGCGGCAAGTGGACATGCAGAAAAACAAATCGGACTTAGGATTCCAGTCAAAGGAAGTTTCTCTGGTCTAAGCCTACAATCCAAAGAAACTTTATATTGTTCAGATTCTGAAATGGATGACCGGGTCAACAGGGAGGCTTGCCGCCGTGTGGGCCTTCGTTCTATGATTGTACTTCCTTTGTATTTTGATTCTGAGATCCTGGGTGTTTTAAAAGTACATAGTGCTGTAGTCGATTATTATTCATCTAACGAAACTTATGTGTTGAATATGTTATCAGGAACCATGGCAGCCATTTTACATAATGCACATAGATGGGCAGAAAGAGAAAAAAGCCTTCAGACGATGGCTTATCTTGCCAGTCACGATGCCCTCACTGGTGTTTACAATCGTTCTGCCTTTTATGATTATTTGAGAAGGGGACTACAAAGAATTCAAGACGATCCCTCTGTTTTGACAGTGGTTCTTTTTGATTTGGATGGTTTAAAAATTGTGAATGATACCCATGGCCATGCCGCAGGGGATTTTTACATATCTAAGTTTGCCAGTCGTTTTTCTCATTTGCTCCAACACCAAGACGTGTTTGCGAGACTCGGGGGAGATGAGTTTGGTCTCATTATGATCCATCATGAATCAAAAGAATCTACGTTAAGTTTACTCGGCAACCTAACCAAAATGGTGGAAGGAGAAATCCAATTTGATACCACCAAATTGGAAATCAAAACCAGTATGGGACTTTCCTTTTCTCCAGAAGATGGATCAGATCCGGAAACATTGATGGCCATTGCTGACAGCCGCATGTATGAACACAAAAAGTCAAAAAAAATAGATAAATCTCTGAATGGAAGGTAA
- a CDS encoding DUF6962 family protein codes for MVFSTFLSDLVLSLVSLAMAYRFVGKSSIPSRAALYGFAIIGISAGLGSIHFLGINTLDSIYRFFVGLSGCVGVPLLGLAFFHFTFRSLSEKTFFLFIAIAFLLYLAFSYLYPLGIYSTVVGGIAMFIILISSLVRFPRKSNASVMGIIGSVLFIVAGLVIGTKGSTGSILNVDIFHILLAIANYCIAEGIKKLS; via the coding sequence ATGGTTTTCTCAACATTTCTTTCTGACTTAGTTCTTTCCTTAGTTTCCCTAGCAATGGCTTACAGATTCGTAGGGAAGTCTTCCATTCCCTCTCGTGCCGCACTCTATGGATTTGCCATCATTGGAATTTCAGCCGGACTTGGCTCCATTCACTTTCTGGGAATCAACACACTCGATTCTATCTATCGTTTCTTTGTGGGACTGTCGGGATGTGTCGGTGTTCCTCTATTAGGATTGGCATTTTTTCACTTTACCTTTCGTTCTTTGTCGGAAAAAACTTTTTTCCTTTTCATTGCTATCGCATTTCTTCTTTACTTAGCATTCTCTTATCTCTATCCACTTGGTATTTATTCGACAGTTGTCGGTGGAATTGCGATGTTTATCATTCTCATTAGTTCTCTTGTTCGATTCCCTAGAAAATCAAACGCATCTGTGATGGGAATCATTGGTTCTGTTTTATTTATCGTTGCAGGACTTGTGATCGGAACTAAGGGGTCTACGGGTTCTATTCTGAACGTTGATATCTTTCATATCTTACTTGCGATTGCCAATTACTGTATCGCTGAGGGAATCAAAAAATTAAGCTAG
- a CDS encoding PAS domain S-box protein, translated as MEKKEKNHIIPPSSLNEDDKKHKLILRQMETLGKLGHWEVDFVNQTLHWSEGVFHILEMDPSAMPVDLEKGFLSVHPDDRERAVKHMQDVLETGIKYDLECRLITTSGKNIFVHSLADVIRGKNNEPLQIVGIFQDITEQREAYQNLLQKELRLSTILNSEPECVKVVSPEGILIEMNPAGLQMIEADHPEDALGQKVENLVFPEDLVFYQSLHKNALQGIQSSARFRIIGLKGTKRWMESTAVPLTNQLGEITSVLSVTRDISEKVIAEENFIRIKKNQEALINGTSDLIWSLDSNYRLIAANQAFLDVMGFLLGTIAKEGDSVLILNQGEAFYEKWKGYYERGLSGETFKTYERFLSPITGKEEHREVSFNPIRNTNQEITSLACFSKDITDLMLKRMELVSSERRYRALVENGVDVIAILNAEGFAKYVSPSITKVLGYSEKEAMNMNLFDILHPDDVPKIKDRLEEVVTLPEGNSLPSHHFRVKHQNGSWRWMESTITNLMDDESIGGIVDNFHDVTERVVQITAIQTQNEKLKAIAWTQSHVVRNPLAKLMGIVDLIKTGTLSPSEEKRSLDHLIESAKELDEIIQDIVLKSQRVIVP; from the coding sequence GTGGAAAAAAAAGAGAAAAATCATATAATTCCTCCCTCATCTTTAAATGAAGACGACAAAAAACACAAACTGATCCTTCGTCAGATGGAAACCTTAGGTAAACTAGGGCATTGGGAAGTAGATTTTGTCAATCAAACCTTACATTGGTCAGAAGGTGTATTTCATATCTTAGAAATGGATCCTTCTGCCATGCCAGTGGACTTAGAAAAAGGTTTTTTATCAGTCCATCCCGATGATCGCGAACGTGCCGTCAAACACATGCAAGATGTTTTAGAAACGGGAATCAAATACGACTTAGAATGTAGACTCATCACCACATCTGGAAAAAACATTTTTGTCCATTCTCTTGCTGATGTGATTCGGGGGAAAAATAACGAACCTTTACAAATTGTTGGAATATTTCAAGACATCACCGAACAAAGAGAAGCCTATCAAAATCTTTTACAAAAGGAACTTAGACTCAGCACCATCCTCAATTCAGAACCAGAATGTGTGAAAGTAGTTTCCCCAGAAGGAATTCTCATCGAGATGAACCCCGCCGGTTTACAAATGATAGAAGCAGACCATCCGGAAGATGCTCTTGGACAAAAAGTGGAAAATTTAGTTTTTCCAGAAGATTTAGTTTTTTATCAGTCCTTACATAAAAATGCCTTACAAGGAATTCAATCCAGTGCACGATTTAGAATCATAGGACTCAAAGGAACCAAACGTTGGATGGAAAGTACAGCGGTTCCTCTCACCAACCAATTGGGTGAAATTACTTCTGTTCTCAGTGTCACTCGTGATATATCCGAAAAAGTGATTGCGGAAGAAAACTTCATTCGGATTAAAAAAAACCAAGAGGCTCTGATCAATGGAACCTCCGATTTAATTTGGTCTTTAGACTCTAACTACCGTTTGATTGCTGCAAACCAAGCCTTTCTCGATGTGATGGGATTTCTACTTGGGACAATTGCAAAAGAAGGGGATTCTGTTCTGATCTTAAACCAAGGCGAAGCCTTTTATGAAAAATGGAAAGGTTATTATGAAAGAGGGTTATCCGGCGAAACTTTTAAAACATACGAAAGGTTCCTAAGCCCGATTACGGGAAAAGAAGAACACCGCGAAGTATCTTTTAATCCTATCAGAAATACAAACCAAGAGATCACAAGCCTCGCTTGTTTTTCTAAAGACATCACCGATTTGATGTTGAAACGAATGGAACTTGTATCCAGCGAAAGACGTTACCGAGCTCTTGTGGAAAATGGAGTGGATGTCATTGCCATTCTAAATGCAGAAGGTTTTGCCAAATATGTTTCCCCCTCAATCACCAAAGTATTGGGGTATTCAGAAAAGGAAGCCATGAATATGAATTTATTCGACATCCTCCATCCTGATGACGTTCCCAAAATCAAAGACCGGTTGGAAGAGGTGGTGACACTTCCTGAAGGAAATTCTCTTCCCAGTCATCATTTCCGAGTCAAACACCAAAATGGTTCTTGGAGGTGGATGGAATCTACAATCACTAACTTAATGGATGATGAAAGTATCGGAGGTATTGTGGATAATTTTCATGATGTGACCGAACGAGTTGTCCAGATCACAGCCATCCAAACCCAAAACGAAAAACTAAAGGCCATTGCTTGGACCCAGTCCCATGTGGTAAGGAACCCTTTGGCCAAACTAATGGGAATTGTGGATTTGATCAAAACAGGAACCTTATCTCCATCAGAAGAAAAACGAAGCCTAGACCACCTCATCGAATCAGCAAAGGAACTGGACGAAATCATCCAAGACATAGTTCTCAAATCCCAAAGAGTCATAGTTCCATGA
- a CDS encoding SCO family protein encodes MNIFNRILFSLVFISIFNTIFCGWFSREEGEKDSKLTFFDTPKKETLPYFRGRDLESFWLDNNQKPTNARKVDPFTFKNQLNQNISESDFKDKVTIVSFFFAKCHGLCPNIIRNLKFVQSEISKSKNIQIVSYSVTPDLDTPPELKKFAEEKGIHSNYWNLVTGDREEIFKIARNTFQADTNTTNKDATKDFVHSEQIFLIDKDLYFRGIYNGNRSESIKTMLADIKILNREYVVAK; translated from the coding sequence ATGAACATTTTTAATCGTATATTATTCTCTTTAGTTTTTATATCCATCTTCAATACCATTTTTTGTGGTTGGTTCAGTCGGGAAGAAGGTGAAAAAGATTCCAAATTAACATTCTTCGATACTCCCAAAAAAGAGACTCTTCCCTATTTTCGTGGTCGTGATTTAGAATCTTTTTGGTTGGATAACAATCAAAAACCTACCAATGCACGAAAAGTAGATCCCTTTACGTTTAAAAACCAACTCAACCAAAACATTAGTGAATCAGATTTTAAAGATAAGGTTACAATCGTATCATTTTTTTTTGCTAAATGTCATGGACTCTGCCCCAATATCATTCGAAATTTAAAGTTTGTACAATCTGAAATTTCAAAATCTAAGAACATTCAAATAGTGTCATATTCGGTGACTCCAGATTTAGATACTCCTCCCGAATTAAAAAAATTTGCAGAAGAAAAGGGAATTCACTCCAATTATTGGAACTTGGTAACAGGAGATAGAGAGGAAATTTTTAAAATTGCCAGAAATACATTCCAAGCAGACACAAATACCACAAACAAAGACGCGACTAAAGACTTCGTTCACTCAGAACAAATTTTTCTAATTGATAAGGATTTATACTTTCGCGGAATTTACAATGGAAACCGAAGTGAATCCATAAAAACAATGCTAGCTGATATTAAAATCCTCAATAGGGAATATGTTGTAGCAAAATAA
- a CDS encoding toxin-antitoxin system YwqK family antitoxin, which translates to MELIKRSQILLYLVLLSSFVHCGEVVMDNDPDLSLGLESIYYYKSQKFSGKMKSIHPNGTIRITSFLNGLEDGPTIDVFSNGQRSAEYFYTQGKRTGTHRGWYENGKARFQYSYIDDLAVGDHWEWHEDGSVYRYAKFENGINIGTKVWRKDGKIYSNYTYSPERLYGVVGSKLCFKLKGDETNKKTVINP; encoded by the coding sequence ATGGAATTGATAAAACGAAGTCAAATTTTACTTTATTTGGTTCTTCTCTCCTCTTTTGTTCATTGCGGAGAGGTGGTGATGGATAATGATCCAGACTTAAGTCTTGGATTAGAAAGTATCTATTATTATAAGAGCCAAAAGTTTTCAGGAAAAATGAAATCAATCCATCCGAATGGAACCATTCGGATTACATCTTTTTTGAATGGCCTTGAAGACGGGCCAACGATTGACGTTTTTTCCAATGGCCAAAGAAGTGCTGAGTATTTTTATACACAAGGGAAACGAACCGGAACCCATAGAGGTTGGTATGAAAATGGCAAAGCCAGATTTCAATATTCTTATATTGATGATTTAGCCGTAGGAGACCATTGGGAATGGCATGAAGATGGAAGTGTCTATCGGTATGCTAAGTTTGAAAATGGAATCAATATTGGAACAAAGGTTTGGCGAAAAGATGGTAAAATTTATTCCAATTATACCTATTCACCTGAAAGATTATATGGAGTGGTAGGTTCCAAACTTTGTTTCAAACTCAAAGGTGATGAGACAAACAAAAAAACAGTAATCAATCCATGA
- a CDS encoding YHYH protein yields the protein MFKKTLALAFVFVVSMNCGGEKKDTDLTSLALLSLLSSSSSGYTGTCTTTFGAGVPSWIQTSFTCVTVSVSGSNYVFKFNSLPTYKSIYWGSSSAGYESSMYVNSGQANAANPNLIKSQNYTLTVPADNTNTSAPTSGFGMIGVSTNGIAIYNDQAAPGDSLSTEYYTFDSSQGHPTNTGSYHYHVEPPKISNNDSNLVGIAQDGYLIFGKKHDATTAGLTTGFTLGGATSSTQCTGGGLTTSVPTTWAGATNYNTLKTGGSARHYHVNNGSEVNGILLSGKLIGSGGSTN from the coding sequence ATGTTTAAAAAAACATTAGCTTTAGCGTTTGTATTCGTTGTCTCCATGAACTGTGGCGGTGAAAAAAAAGACACCGACCTAACTTCATTAGCACTGCTTAGTCTACTTAGCAGTTCTTCCTCTGGTTACACTGGCACTTGTACCACAACCTTTGGTGCGGGAGTACCGTCTTGGATTCAAACAAGTTTCACTTGTGTTACCGTGTCAGTCAGTGGATCCAATTACGTTTTTAAATTTAACTCACTTCCAACATACAAAAGTATCTATTGGGGTTCCTCCAGTGCAGGTTACGAATCGTCTATGTATGTGAATTCGGGTCAGGCAAATGCAGCAAACCCCAATTTAATTAAATCGCAAAACTATACTTTGACAGTTCCTGCCGATAATACAAATACTTCTGCTCCGACCTCTGGATTTGGTATGATTGGAGTTTCAACTAATGGAATTGCTATCTACAATGACCAAGCCGCACCAGGTGATTCTTTATCTACTGAGTATTATACATTCGATTCCTCGCAAGGACACCCTACGAATACGGGATCTTATCATTACCACGTAGAACCGCCAAAAATTTCCAATAACGATAGTAACCTAGTAGGTATTGCTCAAGATGGTTATTTGATTTTTGGAAAAAAACATGATGCAACGACTGCTGGTTTGACCACAGGTTTTACCTTAGGTGGAGCCACTAGTAGTACACAGTGTACGGGTGGTGGATTAACTACCTCTGTTCCAACCACTTGGGCAGGTGCAACTAATTACAATACTTTAAAAACTGGTGGGTCAGCTCGCCATTACCATGTGAATAATGGTTCCGAAGTAAACGGGATTCTACTTTCTGGTAAACTCATTGGCTCCGGTGGATCAACTAACTAA
- a CDS encoding GNAT family N-acetyltransferase, translating to MNQNFKIRVVDSPDANASFCMQHLWEEIQNRYGFQAPNPMDIQDFLPPIGKFFLAENLETNEVMGSAAYSKFSDTQCELDAVYVFPKFRKNNVAKSLLIELEKQARIDFYSSMILRAGAPQPEALAFYKNFGFKEIPAFGKWVSDPTAICFEKKIT from the coding sequence ATGAATCAAAATTTCAAAATTCGAGTGGTCGATTCCCCAGATGCAAATGCCAGTTTTTGTATGCAGCACCTTTGGGAAGAAATCCAAAATCGATATGGATTCCAGGCCCCAAACCCAATGGACATCCAAGATTTTTTACCACCTATAGGTAAGTTTTTTCTCGCCGAAAATCTTGAAACCAATGAAGTGATGGGATCAGCAGCCTATTCAAAGTTCAGTGATACGCAGTGTGAGTTGGATGCGGTTTATGTATTTCCCAAGTTCCGAAAAAATAATGTCGCCAAGTCCTTGTTAATTGAACTAGAAAAACAAGCACGAATCGATTTTTATTCTTCCATGATCCTACGAGCAGGTGCTCCACAACCAGAAGCTCTTGCATTTTATAAAAACTTTGGATTCAAAGAAATTCCCGCGTTTGGCAAATGGGTATCAGATCCCACTGCCATTTGTTTTGAGAAAAAAATAACCTAA
- a CDS encoding acyl-CoA dehydrogenase family protein: MYSQFTEQQLEIRDLVRNFVKKEIPHEVALHWDEKNQHPTELINKMRSELGINGLVIPEEYGGWGLGAIEQCLAIEELSRGCLGIALGFAYTGLGILPILKGATHEQKLKWLPEIADGKFGVSFCLSEPGAGSDVPGMTTRAEKKGDKWIINGAKQWITGASDAQAFTVFAYTDKNRGTRGVSCFYVPRNAKGLTVGKKEDKLGIRASSTHQVIFEDCEVGEDALVGKENLGFVYALQTLNASRPFVAVMGVGVAQAALDHAARYAREREQFGVKIGTFQAVQHMLADMSIKVETAREITYKAARLSDANDPNLPKYSAIAKAYASECAVQCATDAVQIFGGYGYTKEYPVEKLMRDSKILTIFEGTTQIQKNEIAAYVIKEAASKKD, from the coding sequence ATGTATAGCCAATTCACAGAGCAACAACTTGAAATCAGAGATTTAGTTCGTAACTTCGTAAAAAAAGAAATCCCACATGAAGTCGCATTGCACTGGGATGAGAAAAACCAACACCCAACTGAACTCATCAATAAAATGCGTTCGGAACTTGGAATTAACGGTCTTGTCATTCCGGAAGAATACGGTGGATGGGGACTTGGTGCGATAGAACAGTGTTTAGCCATCGAGGAACTTTCTCGTGGATGCCTTGGTATCGCACTCGGATTTGCATACACAGGTCTTGGAATCCTTCCAATTCTTAAAGGTGCGACTCACGAACAAAAATTAAAATGGCTTCCTGAAATTGCGGACGGTAAGTTCGGAGTTTCTTTCTGTTTGTCTGAGCCAGGTGCTGGTTCTGACGTTCCTGGTATGACCACTCGCGCTGAGAAAAAAGGTGACAAATGGATCATCAATGGTGCAAAACAATGGATCACTGGTGCCTCTGATGCACAAGCCTTTACTGTATTTGCTTATACTGATAAAAACCGCGGAACACGTGGAGTCTCTTGTTTCTACGTTCCACGTAACGCAAAAGGTCTTACTGTTGGTAAAAAAGAAGATAAACTCGGAATTAGAGCATCTTCCACTCACCAAGTGATCTTTGAAGATTGTGAAGTAGGTGAAGACGCACTCGTAGGAAAAGAAAACCTCGGTTTCGTTTACGCACTTCAAACTTTGAATGCTTCTCGTCCGTTCGTAGCGGTGATGGGAGTAGGTGTAGCGCAAGCAGCACTTGACCATGCAGCTCGTTACGCTCGTGAGAGAGAGCAGTTCGGAGTTAAAATCGGAACTTTCCAAGCAGTGCAACACATGTTAGCTGATATGTCTATCAAAGTAGAAACTGCAAGAGAAATTACTTACAAAGCAGCTCGTCTTTCTGATGCAAACGATCCTAACCTTCCAAAATACTCTGCGATTGCAAAAGCATACGCTTCTGAGTGTGCTGTTCAGTGTGCTACTGATGCAGTTCAAATTTTTGGTGGATACGGATACACAAAAGAGTATCCTGTTGAGAAGTTGATGAGAGATTCTAAAATCCTCACAATCTTTGAAGGAACGACTCAAATCCAAAAGAACGAAATTGCAGCTTACGTAATCAAAGAAGCAGCTTCTAAAAAAGACTAA
- a CDS encoding alpha/beta hydrolase, which yields MPRVFLSLQESKNTVIFSICMAKSCSLFHNLRQLSAVFLITVSFVLVSCAGRPKYEPKANLSYVNFEVYFQEKLNESKQKNHRPGNEERYISFGKKTPLAFLYIHGFGASRAEGEEVMEKLAKKFKANTYLLRLPGHGTNKEDQRDQNFNNYLDASREALYMMQSQGDRVVVFGSSMGGLLATWLASEYPEEVDGLVLANPFYAPVDSSLNLFNYPGGLTFIHLLKGKVRSSAHNNNPKVLPERNNYWYPEQYFAALTGVNDLRNYAAVPDVFRKVTSPALLLYYYKSDKEQDPTASVPKMLEGYTNFGLDKTPNPLNRKVAVENGMHVLMSKWVITDKAFIEAQTEKWLTELSKSK from the coding sequence ATGCCAAGGGTTTTTCTCTCTTTACAAGAAAGCAAAAACACTGTAATATTTTCCATTTGTATGGCTAAATCGTGTTCTTTATTCCACAACCTTCGACAGCTGTCTGCTGTTTTCCTCATCACCGTTTCCTTTGTTCTAGTTTCCTGTGCGGGTCGTCCAAAGTATGAACCAAAAGCAAATCTAAGTTATGTGAACTTTGAAGTATACTTCCAAGAGAAGTTAAACGAAAGCAAACAAAAGAATCATAGACCAGGTAACGAAGAACGTTATATCAGTTTTGGGAAAAAAACTCCCTTAGCTTTTTTATACATTCATGGGTTTGGTGCTTCTCGTGCAGAAGGAGAAGAGGTGATGGAAAAGTTGGCAAAAAAATTCAAAGCCAATACTTACCTACTTCGCCTGCCGGGACACGGAACAAACAAAGAAGACCAAAGAGATCAAAATTTTAACAACTACTTAGATGCATCGCGCGAAGCTTTGTATATGATGCAGTCTCAAGGAGATCGTGTAGTTGTGTTTGGAAGTTCTATGGGAGGGCTCCTTGCCACTTGGCTTGCATCCGAGTACCCAGAAGAAGTCGATGGTTTAGTTTTAGCAAATCCATTTTACGCACCTGTTGATAGCAGTTTGAATTTATTCAACTATCCTGGTGGACTTACCTTTATTCATTTGCTCAAAGGAAAAGTAAGATCATCCGCGCATAATAACAATCCTAAGGTGTTGCCAGAAAGAAATAACTATTGGTATCCGGAGCAATACTTTGCAGCCCTTACTGGTGTGAATGATTTACGAAATTATGCCGCAGTTCCTGATGTGTTTAGAAAGGTAACTTCTCCCGCATTACTTTTGTACTACTACAAAAGTGATAAAGAACAAGACCCAACAGCAAGTGTTCCTAAAATGTTAGAAGGTTATACCAATTTTGGTTTGGACAAAACGCCAAATCCTCTCAATAGGAAAGTGGCAGTCGAAAATGGAATGCACGTTCTGATGTCTAAGTGGGTGATTACAGACAAAGCCTTTATCGAAGCACAAACAGAAAAATGGCTAACAGAACTTTCTAAGTCTAAGTAA
- a CDS encoding SDR family oxidoreductase, translating to MKETKERIALVTGANRGIGKQVSIDLAKQGIYVLIGARNPNEAEDTLAAVTAVGKGEILSLDVSKEQSISEACDTVTGSFGRLDILVNNAGIFADPGSFFDTTSEDLHRTLLVNLYGPLRMIQTFLPMMIQNDFGRIVNVSSGMGQLSEMGGGYPAYRISKTAINSLTALSSVEAVGKNIKINSVCPGWVKTDMGGANATRPVEKGAETIVWAATLPDSGPTGKFFRDKKEISW from the coding sequence ATGAAAGAAACCAAGGAACGCATCGCACTTGTCACTGGGGCCAACCGAGGGATTGGGAAACAAGTCTCCATCGATCTAGCAAAACAAGGGATTTATGTTCTCATCGGAGCAAGAAATCCAAATGAAGCCGAAGACACACTCGCAGCCGTTACGGCTGTGGGCAAAGGGGAAATTCTTTCCTTGGATGTTTCCAAAGAACAAAGTATCAGCGAAGCCTGTGACACGGTCACTGGCAGTTTTGGACGGTTAGACATCCTTGTAAACAACGCTGGGATTTTTGCCGATCCTGGTTCTTTTTTTGATACTACTAGTGAAGATCTTCACAGAACCCTTCTTGTGAATCTCTATGGACCACTGCGAATGATCCAAACTTTTTTACCAATGATGATTCAAAATGATTTTGGTCGTATAGTGAATGTTAGTTCAGGAATGGGACAACTATCCGAAATGGGTGGCGGTTATCCAGCCTACCGTATTTCTAAAACTGCCATCAACTCGCTCACAGCTCTTTCCAGTGTGGAAGCAGTGGGAAAAAATATCAAAATCAATTCGGTATGCCCGGGTTGGGTGAAAACGGATATGGGCGGTGCCAATGCCACAAGGCCTGTCGAGAAAGGGGCTGAAACAATTGTTTGGGCTGCTACCTTACCGGACAGTGGGCCAACCGGAAAATTCTTTCGGGATAAAAAAGAGATTAGTTGGTAA